The sequence ttgcaacaacacaaACTTGTTTCTGTAGCGATTATAGGGATGTTTTCTATAACAACATCTGAGATGTTTACGTTTTATGTAGCGTGAGAAAGTGACTAAAAACGATAAGAGTGGTCAGACTGAAATACATTTGAAATCCTATTTAAATCTCAttcagggttcccactctttcATGAACACCAGATTCAAGGATTTTCAAGGACTttttaaagcactgtttattttatatcagACACCTATCAAATTCACATCACATATGGAGATGACGTTGTTCCAAGCCTGTTTGAATTTCactgttctgctgaacacaacgAAATATATTTGGaggaatgtcagtaaccaaacagatctcgccccccattgactaccatagtaattattattattatttttttttttttgagagtgCGCGCTTCGGGTGTATTGCTCAGAAAAGCACGTGTCAGAGCATCACGCAGATAAAATGTTTAACCGGCAAGGCTTTAAAACTCATGCAAATAATACACTTTTGTGATTGTGAATAACTGCAGTGTTCCGTGAGTGTAACTCTACCGCTCTGTTAACGTGATGTGAATGCGCCAGGACTGCAACTGGCAGAAAGCACTAAAGCACGatacaaaaaatatttcttcaaaagcagatCGTGGAGACCTTTTAATCGTCCATGATCAAAATCGCACACTATAAGAATGTTCATTTCAGACACAGCAAGTGTCACAGCTCAAATGTCCAAACCTCGCCTAATAACAAGCGAGGGGAAGTACCGCAATGGAAAACACTCTGAAACTGATGGTAAAATAATATTCCAAAACAAATATACTAGGAATAAGATGGGCATCttataattttcacaaaatttatttcaaatttaattcaaGGACTTTCAAGGaccaatatttgttttcaagTACTTTCCAGGCCTTGAATTCATGTGTCTGAAATCCAAGTACTTTCAAGTGCTTTCAAGGCGCATGGGAACCCTGCTCATATGAATGTAACTCAAAATGGATttgtaaaaataacatttaactTTTGCTGTTCACACCTGCTAAATATTGGATGATTGGATTTCAATCAGATATgcaaaaaaatttgattttgactgacagtctgaatgaGACTATATtctcagcaaggctgcatttatttgatcaaattcagtaaaaacagtaatattgtgaaatatttttacaatttaaaataactgttttcttatattccaaaatgtaaatttattcctgtgattttcAGCATTACCTTCATTCAACAGTCACCATTATCCTTCaggaatcattctaatatgctgatttggtgctcaagaaacatttcttattatcattgttgaaaacagatgtgcggattaatatttttaatatttttgtggaaatagaattcttttcaggattcttcTGATGAATAGATTCAAATCAACAGTATTTATGTGAAAAAGAATTTTCTGTATaaagtatttgtttgtttgtttgtttttaaatcttagtgaccccaaacttttgaattgtagtGTACAAATTtttgtgggaaaaaaatataaacataattcAGGCATGAAACTCTAACAGAGTGCTGCTGACTGGTTCTTCCAATGCCAtggcatcagccaatcagaagtacTTCCTAATCCATGTAACCATATATATTGTACCCTAGCCTGTGATCGCCTGGCTGCGCAATTATGAAAACTTCTGTTATCCATCCTCCTCTCCAGCGCCACCTGTAGACATCTGCTATGGGGTTCTACCATTTTCTTACAGCAGCCTgtccttttgtttattttgactaAGCTGAACAAATTCTTGTATTtgttcagcagcagcagcagcagcgtggCTGATCTCATCTGCCAAAATCAAGCCTAtgtacactgaacaaaattataaacgcaacacttttgcttttgcccccatttttgaTGAGATGAACTcgaagatctaagactttttccaTGTACACAAatggcctatttctctcaaatattgttcacaaatctgtctaaatctgtgttagtgagcacttctcctttgccgagataaaccatccacctcacaggtgtggcatatcaagatgctgattagacagcatgattattgcacagattattgccttaggctggccacaataaaaggccgctctaaaatgtgcagttttatcacacagcacaatgccacagatgtcgcAAGTTTTGAGGGAGTGTGCAAATTGGCATGCTGACAGCAGGAATGGccaccagagctgttgcccgtgaattgaatgttcatttctctaccataagccgtctccaaaggcgtttcagagaatttggcagtacatccaacCGTCCTCACATCCGCAGACCACGtgtaaccacaccagcccaggacctccacatccagcatctgcaacaatcggtttgcaaccagctgctgcaacaatcggtttgcataaccaaagaaatttctgcacaaactgtcagaaacTGTCTCAGGGAAGCTCATCTGCATGCTCGTCGTCCTCATCAGGGTCTTGACCTGACTGCAGTTCGTCATCATAACCGACTTGAGTGGGCAAATGCTCACATTCGATGGCATCTAGCACTTTGGAGAGGTGTTCTCTTCACGGATGAACCCCGGTTTTCACTGTACAGGGCAGATGGCAGACAGCGTGTATGGCGTCGTGTGGGTGAGCAGTTTGCTGATGTCAACGTTGTGGATTGAGTGGCCCATGGTGGCGGTGGGGTTATGGTATGGGCAGGCGTATGTTATGGACAACGAacacaggtgcattttattgatggcattttgaatgcacagagataCCGTGACGAGATCCTGAGGCCCATTGTTGTGCCATTCATTCATGACCATCACCTCATAttgcagcatgataatgcacagccccatgttgcaaggatctctacacaattcctggaagctgaaaacatcccagttcttgcatggccagcatactcaccggacatgtcacccattgagcatgtttgggatgctctGGGTCGGCGTATACAACAGTGTGTTCCAGTTCCTGCCAATATCCAGCAACTTCGCACAGCCATTGAAGAGAAGTGGACCAACATTCCACAGGCCACAATCAACAACCTGATCAACTCTATGCAAAGGAGATGTGCTGCACTGCTTGAGGCAAATGGTggtcacaccagatactgactAGTTTTCAGACCCCCcccaatacagtaaaactgcacattttagagtggccttttattgtggacagcctaaggcacacccgtgcaataatcatgctgtctaatcagcatcttgatgtGCCAAACCTGAGAGGTGGAAGTATTATCTCGGCAAAAGGAGAAGTGCTCTTTAACACCGATTTAggcagatttgtgaacaatgtttgagagaaataggccttttgtgtacatagaaaaagtcttagatctttgagttcagctcatgaaaaatgggggcaaaaacaaaagtgttgtatttataattttgttcagggTATGTGGTTGAAATAATCCACTCTGAGAGTTGGTATGACTGAAATAtatttgtcttaccctgaagaAATCTTTGAGCTGAGGGCTGTTGTACAGAGCAGGAATGTTTGTAGTGAAGAGCAGCATGGCCTCGGCTGCTTTCCTCCTCTCTTCAATCACAGCCTCATCAAAACGCCCTGTGAGAGCGAGAGACACGGACAAAGAAcgacaaaagaaagaacagagagaGCGGTGGGGGAGTTAGAGGAGTACAAAGAAGCTGACTTACAGCAAATAAAGCGAAAGAGAAATAAAGTGGCAAAATTGCCACAAATGTTTGCATCATGTGTCAGCATTTTCATTGACCTTACCAAAAACCTGCGCTCTTGGAAAAGGGGGAAACTCTTCTAGTCGTCTGAACAGGTTCCTATGAGTGTAGGCCAGTTCTCCATGTAATTTCTTCAGCTCTGAGTACCTCTTCCACACCACAACCTGCCATTAAAACCAACAATGAGTCCAATGCAACTCCAAACATGTGCGTATTCAAACATACAGGAATGATCATACCTCTTTAACATTCTCCGGCTGTGTCTTTGATACAAACTGTGGAGAAAGTGATACGTTAAACCACATTACACCAAAGGGAAAGGATTTAAAAGGGCTGATTATTTTAAGCATGAATGGGGATGGTGATGAGATTGGTGCATGAGACACTGAAGTCACGGGATCTCATGCCAGATTCTTTAAATCACGAGTTTCATAGCAAACCAGATCAATCAAACGAGGCTAGTAGTTATTAACCCTCTGTATAATAATTCTTTAGCCTAATATATATGTCTTTTGTATTTATGAAGCACAGTTTATTTGATGTCTATGCAGTATTTATAATTCCTCTTTGTGATAAATAGATGTAAATATGATCATGTAGTATATTATAGTGCTACTAACCCTTGCTGTTACTTTATATTCCGTGTGTCCTTTCTCGTGTGTGCGTGGATCTGTCACAGTGAAGAAGCGGTAATATTCTTCTGTTTTAGACTTTCGAGACATCACTGtcagagaaaaaaatgtttaaattagaaATAACATAAATATGAGGACAGAATCAAGCGGTCGTGACTGGTACTGCGTTGGACTGTTGACAGTTTGGAATAGTTACTTCCTGCTTTGTGACAGGCGCATGCGCAAACTGATTACGtctcttcaaaataaaagtcatgttGGGGTAAGTCAAGATTTTTGTCTGTGGTCTTTTCGACGAATGTGCTGATGAATGATTTGTAGTTTAACAACATGTACAGAACACACCCATGTATATTTGTATTAGATACACATGATAAATCAAGTTTTACATGAAGACAACAAGCTGCCCTCTTTTCAAAACCTTTTTGCTTTTGAAAAGAATAACCTAATTTCGTGACTATAAAAGTGCAATGTATTTATAGCCTATTCAAATTATATTAAACCAGTGTGACCCTGGCATTTAGTGAAATAATTAACAGTGTGACTgtcaaaaataatcattttatacAGTGCCTATAGAAAATCATCATACCCCTTTGAAATAGTTACTTTATTTTTCATACAGCCTGAAATCAAAACCCTttccaaaataaatatatatatatatatatatatatatatatatatatatcagctcTATTTACACATTTTGCcttataacaaataataataataataataataataaatactagaATAACAGGGTTGGAAAAGTCAGTCCCCTGATTTAATACTTCTATAAGTATATAAGtccttatttagtttttttggcacaccaaaaatattctcatcgctttataatattaatattgaaccactgtactcacatgaactgatttaaatatgtttttagtacctttatggatcttgagagaggaaatgtcattgctccctatggaggcctcactgagctatcggatttcaaataaaatatcttaatttgtgttccgaagattaatgaaggtcttacgggtgtaaaatggcatgagggtgagtaataaatgacattattttcatttttgggtgaactaaccctttaatggtggTAATTAAAGCTAAAGGTGGCTAAACGAAGTATTAAATCAGGGGACTGATGACTTTTCTAACcctgtttttctattttttcagttttttcattaattttcagaatttttttttttgtcattacttTGATATTGTAAAGAAAAATTTGTAAATAAAGctggaaaagttttttttattattatttcaggcTGTACGACAAATAAAGTAACTATTTCAAAGGGGTGTGATGATTTtctatacactctaaaaaacaaGTGCTATTTagcactaaaagtggttcttggctcgtaatcataggggaaccacttttgGTGCAATGTAGCACCaaatctttaaaggtgctctacagCACCTTTGTCACCTGGTGTTATGTAGAACCCATAAGAGATGccaaatcacattttatttcttcaacaaaaatggtgttaaacagcaccaacagtggttctttggctcgtaaagaacctttaaaggggaATAACTTTCTTTGTATGGCAGTGGTGCTATATATCACCTTAACCACCCCAAAAAACCACTGAAGAACCACCGAAGCATCAAGATTTGGTGCTATACAGCACttaaagtggttcccctatgattacgagccaaataaccacttttagtactatatagcaccatttttttagagtgGGCTCTGTATATTCAGAAAGTATTTTATGTTGCAGCCTTATGCTAaaatgcatttgtttgtttttttcaaatcaCTACACTCCATACCCCTTaatgacaaaaacagtaatattattattattattacaaaaatcATTATTCTTCTCTTTCCAGCAGCAATAAAAACCCATCTGATTGTGTGCCACTCTGATCATCTTATAGGGACCAATGGAAAACTCATTTCCACTCATCTAAACTACATTACATGGGTCTTGTCACTCTGAAACATTTAGTCATCTGTCACAAAAAAGTAAACAATTCTGTCTATCTCAATAATGGTGCTTACTTAATATACGTATATTAAACCAAGGATGAGCTGGGCCTCATTTACATGCCCAGCATGTGGCCCATAGCGCTGGCATGCCCACCTCTCCTTTGTAAATGTTAATGGCCACCCACTGAGTCAACCAAGTCTGAGTAATTGCCCTCTGAGTTCTCGAAGTCCTGGTTCATGTGGGTTCAGAGAGGGGTGGCATTTAGAGGTGCACATTTGTCTAATATAAGCCACACATGAGTATCAGATTTGATCCGATAGACTggacctatatatatatatatatatatatatatatatatatatatatatatatatatatatatatactgtaatgCAGTCACCCATATCATCAGAGATGGAGGATGGTGTGAAGTAATGACTAAGCAGTCCAATTAACATTTGAGTCACTTCGCATCATTAATTCCTCCTTCTAAAGAGGACCTCATAGTGAGAACAAGACACAGAAATGCACGCTTCTCCAAATCACAAGTGACACAACATGCCTTACTGGGGCATGATAGTATCATCACTCAGCTATAATTAAGATCTCACTAGTTCATTAGTTCCTTACCACTGAAGTTGAAAAATACTTTCGCCTGTCAAACACAAGTATTTTTATGTTCTAGATGATCAATTGTTACATGACATATTATTGCAAATAacattgattaattaattaattgatacgGCTTCTGATGTAAAAGTTAACACCTGTGTGaccttatcaaacatctttcctACTGGGTCTGGGAGTCCCTCCCCTCGCACAAATGTCTCTTCACCCTTTACCCCTGCTTCTCTACACCCACACAACCACCTTCATCATCCTTCGTGGTTATGTTTCGACCAATAAGTTCTCTCTAATCGACCCCAGAATCCCACCTTTGGTGCCTATATAAGCTTGTCATCCTTAAAGCACTCTAAAAGGCAGTGTTTTTACAGCTTTAAGATGTTCTCCCCGTTACAGGTGGTCGTGGCGACTCTATCGGTCTCTTTGCTGCTGTGCAGCGTCAGTTCAGCGCCTAGAGGAGACCTGCTGCTCCAGCTGTTACAATCTGAAGTGGAACCCAAGGAGAATGAGGTAGAACACATGCTTTTCTACAGTTAGTTTTGATGGTCACGTCTGTGTGGATTATaaattatggtaacactttacaataaggtcccagaagttaatgtttttttaatgcattagctatttaaaaaataacaatgagcaatttatgtgtaacagtatttataaatctttcttcttttttaaaaaatacaagcGCTTATAGTTCATTTTAGCTCAGgttcattaaattattttaattttaataatgtattagtaaattttgaaattaacattaaaaataatgaatgctttagaagtatttttcattgttagttcatattaactaaTGTAACTAATGTTAAACGTCACTGAAATCCTAGCCATATAGAAATATCTCCATATTTcgtcatttttaattatttatttcccCCCCCACCCATAAATCCTTACTATTGGTCACCCTGTGAGTGTGTTTTTATatgaaattaatgaaaatgaaaagtattttttttaaaaaaactagaGCTTGTGACTAAATCTCGTAACTCCATTGGCTCAACTGTCAGTCAAATCTCATAACTTTACTCCACCCGCCTCAATTTAAAATGAAGTGCGGTTTGGACCGTCTTTGCTtgtatacaaaaatattaaagtaataataaagaacTGGTTCTTTGCACAGTTTTCTTTACACAAttaacactaggctatatcaaCTTCGACAACGCGgtgtttaattatataaaaaataatttaaaataaagtaaaaaatacatttttttttccattttctgaAAAGTAGCGTTTATGGAGTACGTTTCCgttcaaccttattgtaaagtattacaaaaacagtaacatgcacaagttcaaattatagttttgtttttctttttgaccTTGAAATACCTTTTCTGTCTTCAGCTTCAGGATCTCTCTCGTTTGCTCCTTCTGAAGCAACTTTTTGAGTCGATGGCACCTGAGGAGAAAGATGCTCTTGGAAGCATTGATGATGTTGATGTTCACAATGAAGTGGTTCGCCAGATTCCCCTCTCCCAACGAGAACGGAAAGTAGGATGCCGGAATTTCTACTGGAAAACCTTCACCTCATGTTAGTCAAATTGCTTGGTAAACAAAAACCTCAACTGAAACCCtacattgtcataattgtgtAGGCGTCAATATTAGTTGATGTTTTAGAGGATTTCTGGTCATGTGCATTTTTGCCTTATGCCTGTATCATGgattgtaaaaacaaaactataATGTCTTCGGTTTCTCCTTCTCTTTATGATACCATCTGTATTTAGCAAAAATGTTCTTATTAAAATTCAGCAGCACGcatattgttaaataacaacTGTTTATACTATTCCAGTACAGAGAGTTAAATTCTTTTTGTCTAGTGTTTAATGGACTTGTACACACTGTATGGTATTAAATATTTGTGTTCTGGTACTATCAAGCTTGATAGCAAGTGATTATATGATTtcagtttaaattaaattgaaaaaatCTTGATATAGATGTGTTGTGTTGACCTTGCAACAGTGTCATTGGATTTGCTAGTCCTCTGTAATAAAGTGTGATCAGGGAAACTGTATTCATGTGTGATTGGCTTTATGTAATACAAAAAGCAAGCACACAAAATCTTATggctatttttttcttttctttcacagttcattaaatcataaatcagAAACAACGGTCAGTACAAACTAGAAATCAATAGACATAAAACAGATGGATTTATAAAGCAGATCTTTGTGTCTCCTTACAATCAATATGAGGGAAAGATGCAAACTCATCCAAACAAGCCCTGAAATAAACTGGCAGCTTGAAAAGTACATCAGCCATTAAAACAAACTGTGCAGTACCAGTGCTACTTTATCAATTAGAGATCATCTACTATGTTGACgagtttagaaaaagttttttttggcaGCAAATTGATCAGATGGACACTATGTTTGAACATTCTTACAAAATATTCCAGACAAACCAATAAATAAAGCATGCAACCATCTGAACCACTTTATGCGTTTAGTTTCTAGACAATTGTAACATTTGTCAGCgcaaatacttttttttgtttcaagcAACCAACACCTTATGTGAAACCTTTTTGTATAATGGCATTAAGTAACGAATGCTTGCTGTTGCACATTATtcaaataacaaacaaataaaaatgcattttgacacaaaataaagcaattacaaaaaaaaaaaagatgtaaaaaaaaataaagccagTCAGTAACAATCTCTTTGCACAAAAGTCGGATGCATAATCTGAATCTGAAGTGAAAGTCATTTTAGTGCATACTTAACCTTTTTGTAACCTTCATACTTGTCCATTTATCTTCCGTTAGTCTGTATGTTTAGTAACAAAATTGCAACAAACTTCCTTGATGTTATGAGAAACGTTCTAATTCTAACAGGTCACATTTGTCATTCTTCTAAACTAGCAGATTCCTTTCCCTAATTGCTCACTATTTCTCTCACTATTCAAACTCCTCGAAAATGATCCACTCTGCTGCCAAAACCAAACCACTGAGCAGAACAGAAAACTCAACAACATGACTGCAGCTCAACACACACCTCTCAAGAGATTTCCTTCAGGGAAGTGTTAATGGTACACACATTTACCCTTTACTCCTATCTGACACCACGCTTCTTATAACAGCTTAAGAGATCAGCATAAACCTAGAGTTTTAACCAAGCGGAGTGACAAGAGCAgcggggggaaaaaaagaagaaaaaaaaaaagctgcccATGTTAAACTTTCCACCTTTTTACCAGAAGTGTCTTTAGCATCACGATGAATGTAACGATAATAAATCAATATCAAGTCAGTAAACgaaatacagtaataatatcCTTCAACAATCATGATTTCAAGTATTAAAATAACGAGCGCTTGATCTCCGCCGAGTGTAGCAGGAGAAAAcatcatgtttttgtttttgagagGATAAGAGAACAGAGATGATATAAAAGAGCATCTGAAAGGGGACGATATGAAGTGACCCCAACTGCCAGCAGAATTGGGGCATTATTTGAGGAAACTTGTAAAAACTCTTAAGAGCAGTGACTGCTTCTCCAAAGTTAGAAATGCACCCTGTTCACAAGACTCACATTTTGTATAAACATACATGCGTGGAGGATTATACACAAACACCATCACATTTCATTCACCACCtgtttttcctgttttatttAAGAAACAGCTTTCCAGTGAAACTACTCTAAGCACAAGAgctattgtttttttgttcacaGCTCTATGCTACCCTGAGAGGGATGTCTTCATATTATTTGTGCAATCGACATGTGGATATTTAGTGTGTAAGGTTGAGGATGGAAGAAATATCAGGTGGTGGATGTTTAGATAGTGGTACATTCTGAAGAATAACCATGAAGCGGAGAAAGGGCGCGCGAGACAGGACGGGACATTAGCAGTCAGTGGAGATTTTGGCAGAGAGATCTTGGATGCGACGGGCGCTGCAGCTCTTGCACAGTATGTGTCCGTCCAGGGGATAGCAGCCTCTTCCCTCGCCCTCTGAAGAGAGGAGAAGACCACACTCCTACAACCCAAACaatattcaaaatgttatttttaatacaattaatctCATAGTATTATGCATGCATTTGTaactgcagtgtaaatgcattcATGCCAACTCATCGTATTTAACAATGTGTAAATACATCTAAAAATGCCActtcagatgcagcttctgtgCCACCTCTGCAGCGTCAAGATGGCTTTTGTTgatgctgatttcatttgattagtAACAGTCCTACAGGGTGCAACAGCGCCCGACCACTTTTTCAGCAGCGCTGGTTTCTGAAGTATTTTTCCATTTTCGTCTTCATTAAAACATtgtaagccatgaaccaaaccaaccagctaCAAGGAGAATCATAACATTACAAACtatgatttgaagcaaaaaagaaTTTGAAAAATCAGACAATAAGCCAAAGAAGGGATGTAAAGAACTATAATCCCACAAAGCTTTGCGAAcagtataattaattaaaaacaatggaGAAATCTAAAACTACTCATATTCTTTTCACTAGTCTGAAAGAGGTAAAAGCAAAATAGcctaaaatcttaaaattaaacaggtttccattacagatttgtgcaaaaaaaacaaacaaaaaaaacaaacctaTTGCAA is a genomic window of Megalobrama amblycephala isolate DHTTF-2021 linkage group LG3, ASM1881202v1, whole genome shotgun sequence containing:
- the sst5 gene encoding somatostatin-1A isoform X1, whose amino-acid sequence is MRTESSGRDWYCVGLLTVWNSYFLLCDRRMRKLITSLQNKSHVGVVVATLSVSLLLCSVSSAPRGDLLLQLLQSEVEPKENELQDLSRLLLLKQLFESMAPEEKDALGSIDDVDVHNEVVRQIPLSQRERKVGCRNFYWKTFTSC
- the sst5 gene encoding somatostatin-1A isoform X2; the encoded protein is MSLHPLPLLLYTHTTTFIILRGYVSTNKFSLIDPRIPPLVVVATLSVSLLLCSVSSAPRGDLLLQLLQSEVEPKENELQDLSRLLLLKQLFESMAPEEKDALGSIDDVDVHNEVVRQIPLSQRERKVGCRNFYWKTFTSC